Proteins from a genomic interval of Salvelinus alpinus chromosome 7, SLU_Salpinus.1, whole genome shotgun sequence:
- the LOC139580934 gene encoding gastrula zinc finger protein XlCGF26.1-like isoform X2, with protein MSNFIALQTQLASVMDTLVRAAVAELGKFIEDSSVFVFSLERTQGHCEDDKLSAKLQTESQNKMTHFATLMEVLGSEALGKIMKIVDDTKFLMEFESKTFKGHGGKKAESQASILNILSVGGMEEHSYGGTCKTVEQTVSMQSADVEEVDTPESPLVLAVSVKDEHGQIHLGAIAERAADGAFAANSSSENRYCMISDDPPVNPTDILLESLFAQKKLFICTECGKSFSTQSNLKSHQRLHTGEKPFVCMFCNKAFAHKQSCNDHIRTHTGEKPFICGVCGKCFGKQAHLKTHSIIHTGEKPYSCSVCGKSFNLAQNLSRHQQIHTGEKIFTCLLCGKGFTRAVTLKTHQLIHTGQKPFQCNQCDKSFRHSVNLKNHQRIHTGVRPFSCDLCGKTFRQSVNLKIHKRIHTGERPFGCTECGKTFSQQSSLISHGRTHSSEKPFECSFCEKRFNNTNSLKLHQRIHTGEKPYSCEICGKTFSQGSHLRTHKKHVHAGGKQYICDKCGKRYSDKRNLKMHKCVYASI; from the exons ATGTCAAATTTCATCGCGCTGCAGACACAGCTGGCCTCCGTCATGGATACCCTTGTTCGTGCGGCGGTCGCCGAACTGGGTAAATTTATAGAAGACAGCTCTGTCTTCGTGTTCAGCCTGGAACGGACCCAGGGGCATTGCGAGGATGACAAATTATCTGCGAAACTACAGACTGAGAGTCAGAATAAGATG ACACACTTCGCAACACTCATGGAGGTACTGGGCAGTGAGGCATTGGGTAAAATAATGAAAATTGTGGATGATACTAAGTTTTTGATGGAATTTGAATCCAAGACCTTCAAAGGACATGGAGGGAAAAAAGCTGAATCACAAGCAAGCATCTTGAATATTCTGTCAGTTGGAGGAATGG AGGAACATTCTTATGGCGGAACTTGTAAAACTGTGGAGCAAACCGTTTCAATGCAG TCTGCAGATGTGGAGGAAGTGGACACACCAGAATCTCCCCTCGTCTTGGCTGTCTCTGTCAAAGACGAGCATGGACAAATACACCTGGGGGCCATTGCAGAGA GAGCTGCTGATGGTGCTTTTGCAGCTAACTCTTCCTCAGAGAACCGTTATTGTATGATTAGCGATGACCCACCGGTGAACCCCACAGATATCCTATTGGAGTCTTTGTTTGCCCAAAAGAAGCTCTTTATTTGCACAGAGTGTGGGAAAAGTTTCTCTACGCAGAGTAACCTCAAATCCCACCAGCGACTTCACACAGGCGAGAAACCGTTTGTGTGCATGTTCTGCAACAAAGCCTTTGCCCACAAACAGAGTTGTAATGATCACATCCGCACCCACACTGGTGAGAAGCCTTTTATATGTGGCGTCTGTGGGAAATGTTTCGGCAAGCAGGCACACCTCAAGACCCATTCGATAATACACACTGGAGAAAAGCCTTACAGCTGCAGCGTGTGTGGCAAGAGCTTCAACCTGGCTCAAAATCTGTCTAGACATCAGcaaattcacacaggagagaaaatcTTCACCTGTTTGCTGTGTGGGAAAGGCTTCACACGAGCTGTAACACTGAAGACCCATCAACTCATTCACACTGGACAAAAGCCCTTCCAGTGTAATCAGTGTGACAAGAGTTTCCGTCATTCTGTCAATCTGAAGAACCACCAGCGCATTCATACAGGCGTCAGGCCATTTAGCTGTGACTTGTGTGGCAAGACATTCCGTCAATCAGTGAATCTGAAAATACACAAGCGCATCCACACTGGAGAGAGGCCATTCGGCTGCACAGAATGCGGCAAGACCTTCAGTCAGCAGAGTAGTCTTATCTCTCATGGACGCACCCACTCTAGCGAGAAGCCTTTCGAGTGTAGCTTCTGTGAGAAAAGATTTAACAACACCAACAGTCTGAAGTTGCACCAGAGAATCCATACAGGGGAGAAGCCGTACAGCTGTGAAATCTGTGGGAAGACCTTCAGTCAGGGCAGTCATCTCCGAACTCACAAGAAGCATGTCCACGCAGGAGGGAAACAGTACATCTGTGATAAATGTGGGAAGAGGTATTCAGACAAACGGAATCTTAaaatgcacaaatgtgtttatgcCTCAATCTAA
- the LOC139580934 gene encoding gastrula zinc finger protein XlCGF26.1-like isoform X1 — protein sequence MSNFIALQTQLASVMDTLVRAAVAELGKFIEDSSVFVFSLERTQGHCEDDKLSAKLQTESQNKMTHFATLMEVLGSEALGKIMKIVDDTKFLMEFESKTFKGHGGKKAESQASILNILSVGGMAEEHSYGGTCKTVEQTVSMQSADVEEVDTPESPLVLAVSVKDEHGQIHLGAIAERAADGAFAANSSSENRYCMISDDPPVNPTDILLESLFAQKKLFICTECGKSFSTQSNLKSHQRLHTGEKPFVCMFCNKAFAHKQSCNDHIRTHTGEKPFICGVCGKCFGKQAHLKTHSIIHTGEKPYSCSVCGKSFNLAQNLSRHQQIHTGEKIFTCLLCGKGFTRAVTLKTHQLIHTGQKPFQCNQCDKSFRHSVNLKNHQRIHTGVRPFSCDLCGKTFRQSVNLKIHKRIHTGERPFGCTECGKTFSQQSSLISHGRTHSSEKPFECSFCEKRFNNTNSLKLHQRIHTGEKPYSCEICGKTFSQGSHLRTHKKHVHAGGKQYICDKCGKRYSDKRNLKMHKCVYASI from the exons ATGTCAAATTTCATCGCGCTGCAGACACAGCTGGCCTCCGTCATGGATACCCTTGTTCGTGCGGCGGTCGCCGAACTGGGTAAATTTATAGAAGACAGCTCTGTCTTCGTGTTCAGCCTGGAACGGACCCAGGGGCATTGCGAGGATGACAAATTATCTGCGAAACTACAGACTGAGAGTCAGAATAAGATG ACACACTTCGCAACACTCATGGAGGTACTGGGCAGTGAGGCATTGGGTAAAATAATGAAAATTGTGGATGATACTAAGTTTTTGATGGAATTTGAATCCAAGACCTTCAAAGGACATGGAGGGAAAAAAGCTGAATCACAAGCAAGCATCTTGAATATTCTGTCAGTTGGAGGAATGG CAGAGGAACATTCTTATGGCGGAACTTGTAAAACTGTGGAGCAAACCGTTTCAATGCAG TCTGCAGATGTGGAGGAAGTGGACACACCAGAATCTCCCCTCGTCTTGGCTGTCTCTGTCAAAGACGAGCATGGACAAATACACCTGGGGGCCATTGCAGAGA GAGCTGCTGATGGTGCTTTTGCAGCTAACTCTTCCTCAGAGAACCGTTATTGTATGATTAGCGATGACCCACCGGTGAACCCCACAGATATCCTATTGGAGTCTTTGTTTGCCCAAAAGAAGCTCTTTATTTGCACAGAGTGTGGGAAAAGTTTCTCTACGCAGAGTAACCTCAAATCCCACCAGCGACTTCACACAGGCGAGAAACCGTTTGTGTGCATGTTCTGCAACAAAGCCTTTGCCCACAAACAGAGTTGTAATGATCACATCCGCACCCACACTGGTGAGAAGCCTTTTATATGTGGCGTCTGTGGGAAATGTTTCGGCAAGCAGGCACACCTCAAGACCCATTCGATAATACACACTGGAGAAAAGCCTTACAGCTGCAGCGTGTGTGGCAAGAGCTTCAACCTGGCTCAAAATCTGTCTAGACATCAGcaaattcacacaggagagaaaatcTTCACCTGTTTGCTGTGTGGGAAAGGCTTCACACGAGCTGTAACACTGAAGACCCATCAACTCATTCACACTGGACAAAAGCCCTTCCAGTGTAATCAGTGTGACAAGAGTTTCCGTCATTCTGTCAATCTGAAGAACCACCAGCGCATTCATACAGGCGTCAGGCCATTTAGCTGTGACTTGTGTGGCAAGACATTCCGTCAATCAGTGAATCTGAAAATACACAAGCGCATCCACACTGGAGAGAGGCCATTCGGCTGCACAGAATGCGGCAAGACCTTCAGTCAGCAGAGTAGTCTTATCTCTCATGGACGCACCCACTCTAGCGAGAAGCCTTTCGAGTGTAGCTTCTGTGAGAAAAGATTTAACAACACCAACAGTCTGAAGTTGCACCAGAGAATCCATACAGGGGAGAAGCCGTACAGCTGTGAAATCTGTGGGAAGACCTTCAGTCAGGGCAGTCATCTCCGAACTCACAAGAAGCATGTCCACGCAGGAGGGAAACAGTACATCTGTGATAAATGTGGGAAGAGGTATTCAGACAAACGGAATCTTAaaatgcacaaatgtgtttatgcCTCAATCTAA